The following is a genomic window from Methanolinea sp..
CACGGGATTGAAGGAAAGGGTGTGGGACAAGGGGACGTGCTCGGGGTGCGGCGCGTGCGTCGCGGTCTGCCCGGCCGACGCGATCTGTTTCGACGAGCCTGGTGGCGCCGTCAGGCCGAAGAACATAGGGTACTGCAAGATGGAGAACGACGGCGTCCCCTGCGGTGCCTGCTACGACGCGTGCCCGAGGGCAGGAGGGCAGGGATCTACGGGTCTCGGGGCGTACAGGGAGATCCTCTCGGCCCGCGCGACCTTCGACATCCCGCGCAGGCAGGCGGGAGGAGCCGTCACCGCGATCCTCGCGACGGCGCTCGAGCAGGGGTTGATTGACGGTGTCGTGACCGTGACGGCGGACAGGCTGACCCTCGCCCCTCGGTCGGTGGTCCTCACGTCGGGGGACGCCGTGCTCGCGACCGCGGGGAGCAGGTACAGCTGGTGGGTCCCCCTCGTCTCCGCGCTCAAGACGGCGGTCATCGGGATGAAGCTCCGGAACATCGCCATCGTGGGTGTCCCCTGCGTCGCGAGGGCGGTATCTCTCATCCGGGAGAGTGAAAACGACCTGCTCGTTCCGTACGGGTCACGGATACGGCTCTCCGTCGGCCTGTTCTGCACGGAGATCTTCGACTACAGGGTCCTCGTCGAGGAGATCCTCGGGAAAGAGCACGGTATCAGGAGGGAGGAGATCGCGCGCCTGGACGTGCGCGGGAAGCTCGAGGTGACGAAGAGGAATGGAGAAAAGCTCACGCTCCCCCTCTTGGAACTCGAGAGCGCGATTCGCCCCGGCTGTCACTCCTGCACGGATTTCACGGCAGTCTGCGCGGACATCTCGGCGGGCGCGGTGGGGAGCCCCCCGGGGTACACGACCCTCGTCGTGAGGACGATCGCGGGACAGGTATTCGTTGACGAGGCGGTTGCCCACGAAAGAATCGAGAGGGGCCCGCCTGTCGAGACGGCTGCGATAGAGAGGCTCGCGGCGGCGAAGGCAGCAAGGAACGGGGGATAAAAGCCGGATTCCGGAAGAAGCCTTTAATGGGATGCGAAGCCCACCACGGGTAATACAGGTGTCTGTTATCCCATGAAGTCGTCAATCATCGTCACCTGCCTCCTCATCGTCGGCGCGATCGCCGGCAACGCGTGGGCAGCGGAAGCACCCCCCGGACCCAATGGTTCGAGCGCGGAAGGCCCGGGGACGGCCTACCCCCTCCTCCCCCATTCCTTCTACGGGAGTGTCTCGGCGGCAGGCTCTCCCGTTCCCGATGGTGTACGGATCGAGGCCACAGGCCCCGGCGTGCGCGGTGGTGTCCCCGGGAATCCCGTCTACACGTGCGAAGGAAAATACGGGTCTCCGGACCCGTTCGCGCAGCGGCTCGAGGTACAGGGCACGATGGAGCCGGGCACAGAACTCGCTTTCCTCGTGGGCGGTGTGAGGGCCGAAGTGAGACCCGCGGGGCAGGGGGGAGAGTGGATGGCCGGGTACCCCTATTCTCCCGGCGAGGTGACAGCGCTCGACCTCCGCGTTTCCGTCCCCGTCACCCCTGACCCTGACTTCAGGGGCGCGGGAGGATCTCCCGTTTCTGCCTCGCATGGAACCTCTCCCGGCCAAGTGCCCGGCAAGCCCTCGTCCACTGTCTTGGTCGTCCTCGCGGTCATCCTCGCCGTGCTTGGCGGTGCTGCATTCGTTCTCGGGAGGAGGGCCGAGAGGGAGAGGGTGACAAAAGGTGGGGGAGAGCCGGGCGGTGAGAACGAGGAGGAGGGATCGGGGGAAGGCTGACCGAGCGGTGAACCGGCACCATCCCACACATTTATGTGGGAAGGGGGTCTTCTGGTATTCACGTCCGGAAAACCGGGGAGGTACCCTCCCGTGGAGAGGTACACCCGGTTTTCCCCGCGCGAGCGCTTCCGGTGGATACCATGGGGAGACAGGATAGGAAACCACGCGGGTGGCCGGGAATCGTGGGCATCGTCGCGCTCTGCATTCTCGCTCCCATTCTCGTCCCGTGCTGCGTGGGGGATACAGTTGGCGGCGGACTCGAGGCAAACTGGTCGCCCCCCCTCACCGCGGGCACAAGCGCCGACACACTCCGCGGTGTGACCCGGGGGCCGGTGGAATTATCCCTGAAATCACCAAAGGTATCCTGGTCCACCGTCAATTTCTCCTCGATCCCATCCTTTCCATTCGCAGGCGCGGAGAATGCGAGCGCCGGCGCGCGGGAGAAGGCATCTTTTCTCTCTCCTCCCAAGACCGAGCTCGAAAAGATGGAGGACATCAGGGATCTCGTCGCGCGGTACAGGATCGCCCCGCCGAGCCGTGACTTCAGGGAGGCGATAGATCGGTTGAAGTCGCTCCAGGATGGAGGACAATCCTCCCATCCCGAGGGCGAGGAGCCGCTCGGGCTGATCCCGTCACCCATCGACATCGTCTTCCTCGCCTCCGTGGGCACGGCGGGTGTTTCTGCCACGGTTGGTGCCGGCGGGGAAAGGGATCCCGCGGCCTACGGGGTTTCGTGGGCGGCGACGCTCCCCGCGAGGTACGACCTCCGGTCGACGGGCAAGCTCACTCCCGTCCGCGCGCAGGGCCAGTGCGGCGCGTGCTGGGCCTTTTCCTCCCTCGGTTCGCTCGAGTCAACGGAACTCCCCCTGCAGGAATGGGATTTCTCGGAGAACCACATGAAGAATAACCACGGGTTCGATCTCTCCCCCTGCCAGGGGGGGAATTACCTCATGGCCGCCGCGTACCTCGCGCGGTGGGCTGGACCCGTGAACGAGGCTGATGACCCCTACTCCGAGTCGGCCAGGAAGAAGGCCGTGAATCCACCCGTCCGGCAGCACGTGCAGGAGATCACGTTCATGCCGTCACGCGCCGGGCCGCTTGACAACGGCCGCCTCAAGGCAGCCATCCTGCAGAATGGCGCGGTGTACTCGTCTATCCGTTGGGAGAGGTCCTACTACTCCCCCGAGAAGTGCTCCTATTACTACCCCGGATCTTCCATCCAGAACCACGCGGTCGTCATCGTCGGCTGGGACGACGATTACCACCGCGAGAACTTCGCGGTCACGCCCCCTGGGGACGGTGCATTCATCGTCCGGAACAGCTGGGGCGCGGAGTGGGGGGACGGAGGGTATTTCTACGTCTCCTACTACGACACCGTGATAGGCAGGGAACTGGTCCAGTTCTTCGGGGATGACACGTCCAACTACGACAGGATCTACAGCTACGACCCGCTCGGTTGGGTGACTGCTCTCGGTACCGGCGGGGAGACGCTCTATGCCGCGAACGTCTTTACCGCCGCGGGGAACGAGGAGCTCCGTGCCGTCAGCTTCTACACCCCCGTGCGGGGAACGTCCTACCAGGTCGAGGTGAGCCTCGACCCCTCGAACGGGCCCCGCGGCGCCTCCTCGCGAACCGTCGCCGCGGGAACCATCACGTGCGCGGGGTACCACACCGTGCCGCTCGACACGCCCGTTTCCCTCGCGAAGGGGGAGAAATTCTCCGTGATCCTGAAGCTCTCGACCCCGGGGTACGGGTTCCCTCTCGCCGTGGAGTACCCGCTGGAAGGGTACTCGGGCAGGGCGGTGGCCCATGCGGGCGAAAGCTACATAAGCTCGGATGGAACGACGTGGATTGACCTCACGAAGGCCATCCCGAACGCAAACGCGTGCATCAAGGCCTTTTCCGTCGCGCGGAAGACCCCGGCGGTGACCCCCTTGCCAACCCCGGCGTGGACGCTGCAGCCGTTCGCAACGCCATTCGTCCCCGCGCGCGGGGACAGGACTCCCCCCTCGGTGGCCATCACGTCCCCCGGGCCGGCCGCGTCGTTCTCGCCGGGCGAGACCGTCCACGTCGCGTGGACCGCGAGGGACAGCGGGGGGATCGCTTCCGTCACCCTCGAGTACTCCCTCGACGGTGGTTCGTCGTGGAAGGCCCTCTGTTCCCCGGCGGGGACGCAGGGGACGTGCGCGTGGAAGGTTCCCGACGACTGCCACGGGAGAGTGACCTTCCGCGTCACGGCGGTGGACACGGCGGGGAACTCTGCCTCGGCCTCGCGCACGGTCGTGGTCAGGGCGGGAAACACGGTGGCTCTCCCCGTGCACGCCGGGGGAAAGGCGGTGGTCGATTTCCCGAGGAAAAATGCGACAGCAATTACTCTTCCGCGTCCCGCCGCCGGCATCTCGGCCCCAGGTATCGCGCCGGGTCGGATAGGAACGCGGGACGACACTGCAGTTGATCTCTCCGGACTAAAGGACCTCTCTCTCCCGAAGAATGCTGCGGGGACCGCGGCAACGTCACTCAAGAAGGGCAATGCCGGAATTCCCACGGGAATTAGCCTTGCCCCGCGCGCCCCCGCGGTGCGCGTCCGTTGACGAAGGGGAACCGCGCGGGCCGGCGGGACGCACTTTTCGTCGATTCCCTCGGCACGCGCGTGCACTTCGTTCTCTCCCTCGCGCGGGGGAAGTTCCCGATGATCACCCTAATAACAGACGAGGGAAAAAGATGGACAGGGTAAAGGGGAGATAATAGGTGGGGAGGTACCGGCTTCTTGCGAGGGGCTGTGCGATCTGCCGGAAGGGGGCAACGATGGTCCTCTTCGTCACGGGAAAGTGTCACCGCACCTGCTGGTACTGTCCCCTCTCTGCCTCGCGGAAGGGGAAGGATGACGTCTACGCGAACGAGAAACTGGTCCGCTCCCCGGCAGAGGCGATCGCGGTCGCGCGCACGATGGACGCGCTCGGAACCGGCGTGACGGGCGGGGAACCCTTGCTCGTCGTCGGGAGGGTCGCCGAGTACTGCAGGGCACTGAAGGAATCGTTCGGCAGGGCCCACCACGTCCACCTCTACACCGGGCTTGTCCCCCGCGAGGAAGACCTCCGCGCACTCTCTGGGCTCGTCGACGAGATTCGGTTGCACCCCCCGCGGGAAGAGTGGGAGAATATCATCGAAAGCCCCTACATCGATGCGGTCGCGCGGGCGAGGAATCTCGGGTACTCCGCGGGATTCGAGGTGCCGGCCCTCCCCGAGGTGGAGTGCCTTCTCGCTGCCCTCCCGTACCTCGACTTCCTCAATATCAACGAGCTCGAGTGGGGGGAGACGAATGCCGAGGCGATGCGGGAGAGGGGGCTTGAACCCGAGGACAGCCTCCACAATGCGGTTGCGGGTGCGCGCTCGTGGGCTGTCCCCCTCTTCGGCCACCCGAAGGTGCACTGGTGCTCCTCCGCGTACAAGGACTCTCACCAGCTGCGCAAGAGACTCCTCCGCGTCGCGAGGAACACCGCGCGCCCCTTCGACCTCGTCACCCGGGACGGGACCATAATCTACGGTCTCATCAGGAATCCCCCCTCGTTCCCCGAAGTCCTCACACGCCTCGACCGGGAGATGTACGAGGTGGGGGAGGAGGGAATCGAGACCCTCTGGTGGATCGTCGCGGAGCACGCGCGCGAGATCCCCGGCGAGAAGTGCATCGTCGAGAGGTACCCTGACAGGGGCATCGTCGTGGAGGTGACCCCGGTCCCGTGATCGAGGACGCGGTCCTCTCGGTGTACGAGAGGGTGCTCCGGATGCAGTGCCGGCACATCCCCCGGCACATCGCCATCATCCAGGACGGGAACAGGAGGTTCGCGAGGACGAGGAAGATCCCGCGGTCCGAGGGACACCGCGCGGGGGCGAACAGGACGGAGGAGGTCCTCTCGTGGGCGCGCGAACTCGGCGTGAAACACCTCACGCTGTACTCCTTCTCGACGGAGAACTTCAGGCGCGACTCGCAGGAGGTCGAGGACCTCTTCCGGCTCTTCAAGGAGAAGCTCTGCAGGGTGGTCGAGGACCCCCGGGTCCACTGCGAGAAGATCCGCGTCCGCGTGGTGGGGGCAAGGGAACTCCTCCCGGAAGACCTGAGGGAGGCGATAGAGAGGGCCGAAGAGGCGACGAAGCACTACGAGGGTTACTTCCTCAACGTCGCGCTCGCGTACGGGGGGAGGAACGAGATAGTCCGGGCGGCGAGGAGGATCCTCAAGGGGGTCGCCGAGGGGAGGTACAGGGTCTCTGACATCACCCCCGCCCTCGTCGAGTCCCACCTCCACGACGGCCAGGAGATCCCGCCCGTCGACCTCGTGATCCGCACGGGGAACGAGTACCGGACCTCCAACTTCCTGCCGTGGCTCGCGAACGGCCACGAGTGCGCGGTCTACTTCTGCGCACCCTACTGGCCGCGTTTCAGGAAGATAGATTTCCTCCGCGCGATAAGGACCTATTCACAGCGCGTGGACGCAATGGAGAGGGGCCGCGCCGGTTGAAGCGCTCCGGGGACGGAAAGTCCCCTCGCCGGGCTGCAACCATTCCCCTGAATTCCACGGGACGCCGCGCGATCCCGCGGGTTACCTCCCGAACCTCCGGACCCTCGACTGGTAGTCCCGGAGAGCCCGGAGGAAGTCTGTCTTCCGGAAGAGGGGCCAGTTCACGTCGGAGAAGAAGAGCTCTGAATAGACGGACTGCCATATGAGGAAATCCGTGAGGTGGCTTCCCCCCGTCTTGATGACGAGGTCCGGCGCGTAGGGGTAGGTGAGGTGATCCTCGATCGTCTGTTCGGTCACCTCCTCCGAGGGTATTCCCTCGGCTGCAATCCGGCGGATGCACTCGGCGATCTCCTCCCTCCCGCTCTTCCCTATCGCGACGTGGACGTCCATGCCCTCGCCCGCGACCTCGGTCCCGCCCTCCCAGTGGAGCGAGAGCCGGGCGAACCGCGAGAGTTCCCTGATGCCCGGGAGGAGGGGGAGGATCTCCCCCGGATTCCGCGTGCTGACGTGGAACGTGACGCCCTGTATGCCCGCGTCTCTCCCCGTCACCGCGCCCTTCCCCTGCCGCTCGCGGAGGAGATCCGAGACCTCGATGCACCACCGCGTGACCTCGAGGATCTTTCCCGGTGCCTCCCTCTGCTCCTGCCCGGTTATCATGAAGCAGATACGGGAAGGGAGGATCTGGAGGCCGGAGAGGAGGTGCCTCTCGTAGAGCCAGCGTATCACGAAGCCCACTCCAGTATGGAACGCGCGTCCATGGTATTCAGCACGTCCGCGGGAGTCGCCCATCCCCGCCTGCACAGGCCCACGCCATAGCGGATCCAGTCGAGGTCCCCGGGAGCGTGGGCGTCGGTCCCGACAGCGACCTTCACCCCCGATTTGACTGCCTCCCTGATGTAGATGTCATCGATGTCCATCCTGAACGGCGAGGCATTGCACTCGAGGGCTTTCCCGTGCTCCGCGGCGGCCTCGATCACCCTGTGCATGTCTACCCCGTAGGGCTCCCTCTCTCCGATGATCCGCCCCGTGGGATGACCGATGATGTCGATGTGCTCGTTCTCTATGGCCGAGACCACCCTGCGGGTCAGCACGTCTTGGTCCTGCGAGAAGCCCGAGTGGACGGACCCTACCACGATATCGAGGTCGGAGAGGACCCGCGCGGGCAGGCCAGGCTTCCCGTCGGCGAGGATGTCCACCTCGATCCCGTGGAGGACCCTGCACGGGGATGACCGGTTCACGACCTCGATCTCGTGGGCCTGCTTTGCGATCGCCTGCTCGTCGAGGCCGTGGGCGATCCCGAGCGTGGAGGAATGGTCCGTGCACGCGATGAACTCGTAACCCCTGCGTGCCCCGAATTCCGCGAGATCCCTGATATCCATGTGGCCGTCGCTCCAAGAGGAGTGGACGTGGAGATCGCCCCTTACCTCCCGTTCCTCGACGAGATTCGGGAGGGTATGCGAGAGGGCCGCTTCCACTTCCCCCCAGTCCTCGCGGAGCTCGGGGACGATGAAATCCATCCCGAGGAAGGAGAACACGTCTCCTTCCCTCGCGAAGGCGTGGAGTTCGCCCCTCTGCACGTCCTCGATGCCGTACTCGTTCAGCTTGAGCCCCTTAGAGAGGGCAAACTCCCGCAGTTTAATGTTGAAGTTCTTCGAGCCGGTGAGGTAGAGGAGCATTGCCCCGCACTGTCCCGGGGAGACGAACCTCACGTCCACGCGCGTCTGCCCGTAGCGGAACGAGGTCTTCTTCGTTCCCTCGTCGAGGACCTCGCCCGCGATCTCCCTCACCCGCGGGTTCACGGCAGACGGGTTCTCGGTCGTGACGATGTCGATGTCGCCGATAGTGCTCTTCCTCCTCCGGAAACTCCCCGCGACGACGAACCTTCCTTCCGGGAATGCCACCCTGATGTTCCCGACGATACGTTCCGCCTCGAGGAGTGTCATCCGCCCCTGCGGTGCCTTCCGGTGCGCGATTGCCCGGAGGATTGCCTCCTCTTTCTTCGGCCCGAAACCCTTGAGTGCCCTTATGCGGTGACCCCTCGCCGCGCGCTCGAGCTCGTCGATCGAGAGGATGTTCATCTTTTTCCAGAGAGTGCTCACGGTCTTCGGGCCGACGCCCTCGAGGGAGAGCATCTCGAGGACGGAGGGGGGTATCTGCGTCCTCACGGTCTCGAGCTCGTGGAATGTCCCGGTCTCGACGATCTCCCTGATCTTCTTTGCGATGGCTGCGCCGATACCGGGCACGGCTTCCAGTTCGCCGGCGGAGAGCGTGTCCACGGGCACCGCGAGGCGGGCGACGCTCTCGGCTGCCCGCCTGTAGGCCCGCACCTTGAAGGGGTTGTCCCCGAGGATCTCGAGGATCTCGGCCATGAGGTTGAGCCTCTCGTAGACGACCCTGTTGGGACCCTCCATCGTGAAAATCCCCTCCCGTCTCCCCTCATGAGTGGTGATCCGGGAGCCTCATATGCATTCCCCTCCGGGGGAGCGGCCTTCCGCGAGGGTTCGGCAATTCATCGGTCCCACCCGTCATGGGGTACTTGGGGAAAATCCCTCGCAAGCAATCCGGGCACGAAAAAAAAGAGGGGGGGGGAGGTCAGATGTGCTGGTCGATGTCCTTCAGGAGCTGCTTGATGTCGATCCAGATGATCAGCTCGTTGACCTCCCTGTCCTTGTCCTTCTCCTTCACGGATTTCTTGATGATGCCGAGGATCGCCGTGTCCTCGCCGATCTCGGACGCGGACTTCGTGTCGACGTCCTTCATGTCGAACGTGGAGACCGAGAGGACATCGTCGACCATGATCCCTATCTTCGACTTCGTGTTCTTCTCGTCGAGCACGATGATCCGGCAGTTCTCCTCCGGCTGGCCCGACTCTTCCGTGATGTGCAGCCTCTGCTTGAGGTCGATGATCGTCGTGATCTCCCCGCGGAGGTCGATGATCCCCTTCACGTAGGAGGGGGTGTTGGGGAGCTTCGTGATCGTCGTGTACTCGACGACCTCTTTCACGTCGAAGAGGTCTATCGCGAAGTGTTCCTTCCCGAGGAGGAACTCGACGACCTGGAGGGTGCCGGAGCCCCCTCCGCCGGAGGGGGCTTTCTTCCCCGCGGTTCCCGCCGCCCTCTCCTGCATTTCCCCGCTCTCTCTCGCTGTCATGTCTCTCTCGGCCTCCCGGGGGCGTCAGATCTTGAACTTCGAGACCTCGGTCGAGACCTTCACCACGATGTTGTTGACGTTGGCGATGACCTTCGAGATCTGGTCGATTGCCGCTGCAGTCTCCTCGCTCACCGCGGCAGAGTCGGTCGCCTCCTTCGCGGTGTTCCGGACGAGGTTGTTCACCTCGTTCATGCTCGCGGTGACCTCCTCTACGGATGCTGCCTGCTCTTCTGACGCGGCCGCGACCTCGGTCATCGCGCGGCTAATCTGGTCGATTGCCTCCACGATCTTGTTGAAGTTCTCGAGCGTCTCCTTGAGGGCGACACTGCCTTCCCTGACCTCGGTGTTCGAGACCGCGACGGTCTCCGCGGCCATCTGCGTCTGCTTCTGGAGGTTTCCGATCATCTCGGCGATCTTCTCGGCAGAGACCCTCGACTCCTCGGCCAGCGACTTGACCTCGGTCGCGACGACCGCGAACCCTCTCCCCGCGTCGCCCGCGCGCGCGGCCTCGATCGCCGCGTTCAGTGCGAGCAGGTTCGTCTGGTTCGCGAGATCCGTGATCAGGTTCACGATCT
Proteins encoded in this region:
- the uppS gene encoding polyprenyl diphosphate synthase, whose product is MIEDAVLSVYERVLRMQCRHIPRHIAIIQDGNRRFARTRKIPRSEGHRAGANRTEEVLSWARELGVKHLTLYSFSTENFRRDSQEVEDLFRLFKEKLCRVVEDPRVHCEKIRVRVVGARELLPEDLREAIERAEEATKHYEGYFLNVALAYGGRNEIVRAARRILKGVAEGRYRVSDITPALVESHLHDGQEIPPVDLVIRTGNEYRTSNFLPWLANGHECAVYFCAPYWPRFRKIDFLRAIRTYSQRVDAMERGRAG
- a CDS encoding undecaprenyl diphosphate synthase family protein, with translation MIRWLYERHLLSGLQILPSRICFMITGQEQREAPGKILEVTRWCIEVSDLLRERQGKGAVTGRDAGIQGVTFHVSTRNPGEILPLLPGIRELSRFARLSLHWEGGTEVAGEGMDVHVAIGKSGREEIAECIRRIAAEGIPSEEVTEQTIEDHLTYPYAPDLVIKTGGSHLTDFLIWQSVYSELFFSDVNWPLFRKTDFLRALRDYQSRVRRFGR
- the polX gene encoding DNA polymerase/3'-5' exonuclease PolX yields the protein MEGPNRVVYERLNLMAEILEILGDNPFKVRAYRRAAESVARLAVPVDTLSAGELEAVPGIGAAIAKKIREIVETGTFHELETVRTQIPPSVLEMLSLEGVGPKTVSTLWKKMNILSIDELERAARGHRIRALKGFGPKKEEAILRAIAHRKAPQGRMTLLEAERIVGNIRVAFPEGRFVVAGSFRRRKSTIGDIDIVTTENPSAVNPRVREIAGEVLDEGTKKTSFRYGQTRVDVRFVSPGQCGAMLLYLTGSKNFNIKLREFALSKGLKLNEYGIEDVQRGELHAFAREGDVFSFLGMDFIVPELREDWGEVEAALSHTLPNLVEEREVRGDLHVHSSWSDGHMDIRDLAEFGARRGYEFIACTDHSSTLGIAHGLDEQAIAKQAHEIEVVNRSSPCRVLHGIEVDILADGKPGLPARVLSDLDIVVGSVHSGFSQDQDVLTRRVVSAIENEHIDIIGHPTGRIIGEREPYGVDMHRVIEAAAEHGKALECNASPFRMDIDDIYIREAVKSGVKVAVGTDAHAPGDLDWIRYGVGLCRRGWATPADVLNTMDARSILEWAS
- a CDS encoding radical SAM protein, whose translation is MGRYRLLARGCAICRKGATMVLFVTGKCHRTCWYCPLSASRKGKDDVYANEKLVRSPAEAIAVARTMDALGTGVTGGEPLLVVGRVAEYCRALKESFGRAHHVHLYTGLVPREEDLRALSGLVDEIRLHPPREEWENIIESPYIDAVARARNLGYSAGFEVPALPEVECLLAALPYLDFLNINELEWGETNAEAMRERGLEPEDSLHNAVAGARSWAVPLFGHPKVHWCSSAYKDSHQLRKRLLRVARNTARPFDLVTRDGTIIYGLIRNPPSFPEVLTRLDREMYEVGEEGIETLWWIVAEHAREIPGEKCIVERYPDRGIVVEVTPVP
- a CDS encoding Coenzyme F420 hydrogenase/dehydrogenase, beta subunit C-terminal domain; its protein translation is MERRSYTGLKERVWDKGTCSGCGACVAVCPADAICFDEPGGAVRPKNIGYCKMENDGVPCGACYDACPRAGGQGSTGLGAYREILSARATFDIPRRQAGGAVTAILATALEQGLIDGVVTVTADRLTLAPRSVVLTSGDAVLATAGSRYSWWVPLVSALKTAVIGMKLRNIAIVGVPCVARAVSLIRESENDLLVPYGSRIRLSVGLFCTEIFDYRVLVEEILGKEHGIRREEIARLDVRGKLEVTKRNGEKLTLPLLELESAIRPGCHSCTDFTAVCADISAGAVGSPPGYTTLVVRTIAGQVFVDEAVAHERIERGPPVETAAIERLAAAKAARNGG
- a CDS encoding lectin like domain-containing protein yields the protein MGRQDRKPRGWPGIVGIVALCILAPILVPCCVGDTVGGGLEANWSPPLTAGTSADTLRGVTRGPVELSLKSPKVSWSTVNFSSIPSFPFAGAENASAGAREKASFLSPPKTELEKMEDIRDLVARYRIAPPSRDFREAIDRLKSLQDGGQSSHPEGEEPLGLIPSPIDIVFLASVGTAGVSATVGAGGERDPAAYGVSWAATLPARYDLRSTGKLTPVRAQGQCGACWAFSSLGSLESTELPLQEWDFSENHMKNNHGFDLSPCQGGNYLMAAAYLARWAGPVNEADDPYSESARKKAVNPPVRQHVQEITFMPSRAGPLDNGRLKAAILQNGAVYSSIRWERSYYSPEKCSYYYPGSSIQNHAVVIVGWDDDYHRENFAVTPPGDGAFIVRNSWGAEWGDGGYFYVSYYDTVIGRELVQFFGDDTSNYDRIYSYDPLGWVTALGTGGETLYAANVFTAAGNEELRAVSFYTPVRGTSYQVEVSLDPSNGPRGASSRTVAAGTITCAGYHTVPLDTPVSLAKGEKFSVILKLSTPGYGFPLAVEYPLEGYSGRAVAHAGESYISSDGTTWIDLTKAIPNANACIKAFSVARKTPAVTPLPTPAWTLQPFATPFVPARGDRTPPSVAITSPGPAASFSPGETVHVAWTARDSGGIASVTLEYSLDGGSSWKALCSPAGTQGTCAWKVPDDCHGRVTFRVTAVDTAGNSASASRTVVVRAGNTVALPVHAGGKAVVDFPRKNATAITLPRPAAGISAPGIAPGRIGTRDDTAVDLSGLKDLSLPKNAAGTAATSLKKGNAGIPTGISLAPRAPAVRVR
- a CDS encoding chemotaxis protein CheW, producing the protein MTARESGEMQERAAGTAGKKAPSGGGGSGTLQVVEFLLGKEHFAIDLFDVKEVVEYTTITKLPNTPSYVKGIIDLRGEITTIIDLKQRLHITEESGQPEENCRIIVLDEKNTKSKIGIMVDDVLSVSTFDMKDVDTKSASEIGEDTAILGIIKKSVKEKDKDREVNELIIWIDIKQLLKDIDQHI